CTTTGCGAGCATAAGGATCAGAAATATTAGCCATTCGCTGCTCAGAAGCCCGCACAGCTGCTAGCTTAGCTGTAAAAACCTCATCAAGGGCTACGATTGACTCTTCATTCATAGTTTCCATAACTTGTTTTCGCCGATTCCGTCCACGCACCCCCTGTTCTCGAGTTTCTAAAAGAGCTTCCCTCTCCTCTCTAGGAGTACTTCTTTGTCCTTCTATAACCAATATTTTGTCCTTCCCTTCAAACCTTTATTCTTTTATCATACTGGAATATTATCTCTAAAATTATCCAATTCTATACTCCCCCGTCAGGAAACAATTCAAAAAAGAACAACTAAAAAAGCAAGCTTTCATATCATAATGATACGTTAGCTTGCTTTAATAAATGTAACGGTGTTTTTTCTCTTATGACTACCGCTTTACTATTGTCTTTAGTTACCAGTAAAGCCAATCGTTTTTCAAAACAAGGAGCAATCGTCTGTTCATATAATTCATAAAAAACCTTAGTCGTAGTGTTTCTCATATCCTGATTGATTCGATTCTCTATATTGATCATTACACCAGTTAACTGTTTCTCTATTTCTCGCTGGCAGGATCGTAATTGATCTTTTGGCCGACAGTTTACAGTCTTCATAAAAATACTACCTAATTCAAACTTCTTTGCTACTTTTGTAGCCATAGGTGGTAATTTGAATGTGTCTAAGCATTGATCCCATAATTTGTTGGCAACTGTGGTCATGTGTTCTGCAACAAATACTGCCCTACGATATTCAGAAAGTAATATATCAATATCTTTCTTATGTTGATGAGGGATTAGCTTATCTACATTCGACTTAATACTAGCGATCTCTAAGGATTTAACACCAAATAAAGTATGGATTTCCTGCTGAATTTCATGCTTTATATCCATTTGCAGCTGTTCTAGTTCTGTTATGGGAAGGACTTGTTGAAAAATTTCTTTATGATCCACTTTCTTTTTTCTATTAACAATTTCCGCTGCATAAGAAGTAATATTAATCTTATTCTTCTCAAATAGATCTTTTAGATTTTTGGTAATTAAATTTAAATAGTTTTCTACTATAGTAACTACTTCTGCTTCCTTTTTAGCTCGCTTACGTTCTAGTGATACCATCCGCATTTCTTTGTTGTTTCTATGCATTTTACGTATATCTACTATATCCACAGCCATGGAATCAATGCTTTTTACATTTATTATCTTGGTTTTTGATGAAAACGAAAGATCCTCTTGTCTGATAAGTGCACTCATAGTTTCCATGGCTGCTCATCCTTTCTTTAGCAGATTACACTTGAATTCATTTTACAGTATTATTATAAATCATTATGAAATAGTTAGTGTTATGCTATTATTAAAATCTTGTTAAATTCGATATTTGAAATGAATGTGAAGAACCTTCTTAATGGATTATCCGTATTGGACTTGCGCCGACTAGCTAGCGTCCATGTTGGTGCGCACAAATAAATGAAAGGGGAGCGAACTGCTCCCCTTTCATTACTAGCTCCATTTATTACTCCTGCTCATAACTAGACTGTTGCTGTTTTTTCATGCTGCATCCTTTTTTCCCAAGACCATAGACAAATGGAATGGCCACACTATGCAACAATACCCACGCTCCCCAGCCAATCGCCGGTCTAATCAACCAATGCAAATCCATCACCTCCTGCATTTATTCTGTGCAAAGAGGTTCTTTTTATTTGTTCCAAAATTTATTATAGATTAGTCTTGTTACTGCATCCACGATTTCTAATATAGCTACCATTATAATAATTACCGTCACTAACAGCCGTTTCCTCATCTCTATCTCCCATAAAGCCACGACTGCACTATTGGAACTACATTCTGATCATAAAAATAATGCAAAAATATAAACATGATGAATCCAACAATTGCGCCTACAACACAGCCATTAATACGAATCCATTGAAGATCGTCACCAGCTTTATCTTCAATAAATCGATTAAAATCCTCATCACTAAAAGTACTTAAAACTTCTTCGACAACAGTACCAATGAGATAGTGCTCCTTTTCCACCAGTTCAAATATTGCTTTCTTAATACGAATTTCTAACCAATGTTGCATCTCAGGATCACTTTTAAAGCGCTCCCAATGCTGTTCCGCTTGACTGTATAGTAACTCCAATAAATGAGCATGAGTTGATGTGCTTATTTTTTCAATAAAATTCTCAGTTAGGAAAATTGCCACCTCAGTTAACTCTATACGCTCAGCTACTGTTTCTTTCCAATGCTCCATTTCATCTGCCCAAGGAATTTCATTGTCTGGCCGATTGACTATTTCTATTAACCTTGCATGTATCCACTCATGTAGTATATGCTCTGGATTTTTCATTTCCTGAAGATTATTCAATAATTCCTGATACAACACATCAGTTGCATCAGAAACATTCACGCTATTCGTCTGCTCTCCAATCCAAATTACCGTTTTTTCTAGCAATGACTTGGATTTTGCCTGTTTTATATCTTCCATATATTGATAAATAGTCTTTTTAGTATCAGGACGTTGAATTCGATTGGTTAATTCATTAAGTATGAATATAATCAAATATTTGTCTTTCTCTTGCTCTAATCCCCACTTCGTTACAATTTTAAACTGAGGGATGATCTTCATTTCTCTGATTCTAGTTTTAATAAAAGTCTCTAAATATCCTGCCAAAACGCGAGGATCGATATTCATAATCAGACCCTTACTGTGCTTATCTAATAAATTTCGCAATAACTGCCTACCACCACTATGCTCTATCCAATCAATCATAAGCTTCACAAAACAGACCTTATCGACTTGCTGTTTAATAGACTTAATACTAAGCAAATCTTGTTCTATCATATCCCCAATAGACAATATCACTCTGTCACGATGACGAGGGATTAACTCTGTGTGCCATGGAAATCCCAAAGGTTTTTTAAAAATTGCTGTTATAGCAAACCAATCAGCAACGCCTCCTACGAAAGCCGCTTCCATTACGGTATAAAACATTTCTATAAACAATACATCTCTATATACATACCTCAGCCATATTGATAGGAGAAACAAACAAAATACAAATGCCAATATTTTGTTCGCCATATTTCTATAATTCATTGTTATCCACCCTCATTCAAAACCAGAACGTCAATAAATAGATGACCATTCCCACTAACCCACCAACTACTGAGCCATTAATACGGATCATCTGCAAATCATTACCTACTTTATTTTCAATAAAATTCACTAATCGATCATTAGTAAACTCATTTAGGCTATCTTTTACAATCATGCCAATTTTACCATGATGAGTGTCTATCCACCCACTCAGTATCGTCTTAATATACAGATCAAGCTTAGCCCGTCTTTCCGTATCCTTCTCAAAATCCGCAATTAATTTATCGATTTGATCAGTTATTAATGCCAACCATCGAATCATCTGCTTATGATCAACAACCTCTTTACCATATAGAGTAAACATCTCCCGAGCTACATAATTCCCCAAATTAAGCTTACTTAAAATTCTCTCCTGTACCCAATCCTCAATGCTTTGTTGAAACCTCTCATTGGTCTTTAGTTTTATAATAAAATCA
The sequence above is a segment of the Pelosinus sp. IPA-1 genome. Coding sequences within it:
- a CDS encoding DUF445 domain-containing protein; protein product: MNYRNMANKILAFVFCLFLLSIWLRYVYRDVLFIEMFYTVMEAAFVGGVADWFAITAIFKKPLGFPWHTELIPRHRDRVILSIGDMIEQDLLSIKSIKQQVDKVCFVKLMIDWIEHSGGRQLLRNLLDKHSKGLIMNIDPRVLAGYLETFIKTRIREMKIIPQFKIVTKWGLEQEKDKYLIIFILNELTNRIQRPDTKKTIYQYMEDIKQAKSKSLLEKTVIWIGEQTNSVNVSDATDVLYQELLNNLQEMKNPEHILHEWIHARLIEIVNRPDNEIPWADEMEHWKETVAERIELTEVAIFLTENFIEKISTSTHAHLLELLYSQAEQHWERFKSDPEMQHWLEIRIKKAIFELVEKEHYLIGTVVEEVLSTFSDEDFNRFIEDKAGDDLQWIRINGCVVGAIVGFIMFIFLHYFYDQNVVPIVQSWLYGR